Proteins from a genomic interval of Rhodococcoides fascians A25f:
- a CDS encoding carbohydrate ABC transporter permease — MTLVSKPDAAVPEKVSHSRDPQRTRRSANILGYAAMVAVLLMIGLPLFWILITSFKDRPDIYVQPVTWWPSVFHPQNYDEATTEVPFFTYLRNSIIITTAVSSIKFVLGVLSAYGLVFLRFPGKNIVFLVIIAALMVPNQITVISNYSLISELGWRNSFQGIIIPLAGVAFGTFLMRNHFLSLPPEIIEAARMDGAGPVRLMFRVILPLSGPTMVAFAIITIVTEWNEYLWPFLMSDDSSVAPLPVGLTLLQNSEGYTNWGAVMAATVLTILPILLVFLVLQRHMIKGLTSGAVKG, encoded by the coding sequence ATGACTTTGGTGAGCAAACCCGATGCAGCAGTGCCGGAGAAGGTTTCACACAGCCGCGACCCGCAGCGCACGCGCCGAAGCGCGAACATCCTCGGTTACGCAGCCATGGTCGCGGTCCTGCTGATGATCGGGCTGCCGCTGTTCTGGATCCTGATCACCTCGTTCAAGGACCGCCCGGATATCTACGTGCAACCGGTCACGTGGTGGCCCAGCGTCTTTCATCCGCAGAACTACGACGAGGCGACGACGGAGGTGCCGTTCTTCACCTACCTGCGCAACTCCATCATCATCACCACGGCCGTGTCGTCCATCAAGTTCGTCCTCGGGGTACTCAGCGCCTACGGTCTGGTGTTCCTGCGTTTCCCGGGCAAGAACATCGTCTTTCTCGTCATCATCGCCGCACTGATGGTGCCCAATCAGATCACCGTCATCTCCAACTACTCGCTCATCTCCGAGTTGGGCTGGCGTAACTCGTTCCAGGGCATCATCATTCCGCTGGCCGGTGTTGCCTTCGGTACCTTCCTGATGCGCAACCACTTCCTGTCGTTGCCGCCGGAGATCATCGAGGCCGCGCGCATGGACGGTGCCGGGCCGGTGCGGCTGATGTTCCGCGTGATCCTGCCGCTGTCGGGTCCGACGATGGTGGCCTTCGCCATCATCACGATCGTCACCGAATGGAACGAATATCTCTGGCCGTTCCTGATGTCGGACGACTCGTCGGTCGCGCCGCTCCCGGTCGGCTTGACACTGCTGCAGAACAGCGAGGGCTACACCAACTGGGGAGCGGTGATGGCTGCGACGGTGCTGACCATTCTGCCGATTCTTCTCGTCTTCCTCGTTCTGCAGCGCCACATGATCAAGGGCCTCACCTCCGGTGCGGTCAAGGGCTGA
- a CDS encoding carbohydrate ABC transporter permease — translation MSATTERVLPTARNKSAFSRPWTDYALFLILVGPNLALLAVFTYRPLVENFQFSFFDWNLSSPTSTFVGFDNYREWASRDDTWQIVGNTVVFTVAAVVGSLVLGLVLALLLDRKLRGRNFVRSAVFAPYVISGAAIGIAFQFVFDPNFGLVQDLMRRFGLGAVPDFYQDPKWAMVMITVTYLWKNLGYTFVIYLAALQGVRKELMEAAEIDQASRWTTFRKVLLPQLRPTTFFLSITVLLNSLQVFDIINVMTRGGPLATGTTTMVYQVYEETFRNFRAGYGATVATILFLVLLIVTLVQVRIMDRDDQR, via the coding sequence GTGAGTGCAACAACCGAACGAGTGCTGCCCACGGCACGCAACAAGAGCGCTTTCTCGCGTCCGTGGACCGATTACGCACTGTTCCTGATTCTCGTGGGCCCCAACCTGGCTCTGCTGGCGGTGTTCACCTATCGGCCGCTGGTGGAGAACTTCCAGTTCTCGTTCTTCGACTGGAACCTGTCCTCACCCACGTCCACGTTCGTCGGCTTCGACAACTACCGCGAGTGGGCCTCCCGCGACGACACCTGGCAGATCGTCGGCAACACCGTCGTGTTCACGGTCGCGGCCGTCGTCGGCTCGTTGGTGCTCGGTCTGGTGCTCGCGCTGCTGCTCGATCGAAAGCTGAGGGGCCGCAACTTCGTTCGCTCCGCCGTGTTCGCCCCGTACGTCATCTCCGGCGCAGCGATCGGCATCGCGTTCCAGTTCGTCTTCGACCCCAACTTCGGCTTGGTGCAGGACCTGATGCGACGCTTCGGCCTCGGTGCGGTCCCGGATTTCTATCAGGACCCCAAGTGGGCGATGGTCATGATCACCGTGACGTACCTGTGGAAGAACCTGGGCTACACCTTCGTCATCTACCTCGCGGCTCTGCAGGGTGTGCGCAAGGAACTGATGGAAGCAGCCGAGATCGATCAGGCGAGTCGCTGGACCACGTTCCGCAAAGTGCTTCTACCGCAACTACGTCCGACGACGTTCTTCCTGTCGATCACGGTGCTGCTCAACTCACTTCAGGTTTTCGACATCATCAACGTCATGACGCGCGGTGGTCCACTGGCCACCGGAACCACCACGATGGTCTATCAGGTCTACGAGGAAACGTTCCGCAACTTCCGAGCCGGGTACGGTGCCACCGTCGCGACGATCCTGTTCCTCGTGCTGTTGATCGTCACCCTCGTGCAGGTACGAATCATGGATCGGGACGATCAGCGATGA
- a CDS encoding DinB family protein, protein MVGSFDVGLADERTQLDAFVEEYRSDLGVVLDGLTEEQACRRLVPSATTLLGLVKHVTWMQRVWFEECIGGTSRLELGLVQSPEESFRLDSADTVSTVMESYRVACESARAAVEDCSLDAVVTGHRAGPRTVRWVYLQVLRELAHHCGHADILREQVLIS, encoded by the coding sequence ATGGTGGGCTCGTTCGACGTAGGACTTGCCGATGAGCGGACGCAGCTCGATGCGTTCGTCGAGGAGTACCGCAGCGATCTCGGGGTAGTTCTCGATGGTCTGACCGAAGAGCAGGCCTGCCGCCGTTTGGTGCCGTCCGCAACGACGTTGCTCGGGTTGGTCAAACACGTCACGTGGATGCAGCGGGTGTGGTTCGAGGAATGTATCGGCGGAACGTCGCGTCTGGAACTCGGTTTGGTACAGAGCCCGGAGGAGTCCTTTCGCCTCGACTCCGCAGACACCGTGTCCACTGTGATGGAGAGCTACCGGGTTGCGTGCGAAAGTGCCCGGGCCGCAGTAGAAGACTGTTCTCTCGATGCGGTCGTCACCGGCCACCGTGCCGGTCCGCGTACGGTCCGGTGGGTCTACTTACAGGTTCTTCGCGAGCTCGCTCACCACTGCGGCCACGCCGACATTCTTCGGGAGCAAGTGTTGATCAGTTGA
- a CDS encoding L,D-transpeptidase — translation MASQVRTRRFARIGAIVAGTALAASAAFGSAQAAPLWPGGPDISVPGLPGSSDPAAPAPQPLVPQLAPANFADPSISPSGGEVVGVAQPIAIRFDEAIGDRDAALRAIRVTTNPSVDGHFYWINDTQVRWLPNEFYPAHTQVTVEAGGAKAEFSTGDSIITTADDNTKQITVTRNGEVVRTMPTSMGKVGHETPNGTYIVGERFRDMYMDSSTYGVPVDSEEGYRTYVEYATRISYSGIFVHAAPWSESQQGYSNSSHGCLNVSTEDGKWFFENAQKGDPVIVVNTDGGTLSGSDGLGDWNR, via the coding sequence ATGGCATCACAGGTTCGCACTCGCAGGTTCGCCCGTATCGGGGCAATCGTCGCAGGTACAGCCCTTGCTGCATCTGCAGCATTCGGGTCGGCGCAGGCCGCACCGCTGTGGCCGGGTGGCCCGGATATCTCCGTTCCCGGCTTGCCCGGATCCTCGGATCCCGCAGCCCCCGCACCCCAGCCGCTCGTTCCGCAGCTCGCACCTGCCAACTTCGCCGATCCGAGCATCAGCCCGTCCGGCGGCGAGGTCGTCGGAGTTGCGCAGCCCATCGCAATCCGCTTCGACGAGGCCATCGGCGATCGCGATGCCGCGCTGCGGGCCATTCGCGTCACCACGAACCCGTCCGTCGACGGCCACTTCTACTGGATCAACGACACCCAGGTGCGGTGGCTGCCCAACGAGTTCTACCCGGCGCACACCCAGGTGACCGTCGAAGCGGGCGGCGCGAAGGCAGAGTTCTCCACCGGCGACTCGATCATCACCACGGCCGACGACAACACCAAGCAGATCACCGTCACCCGCAACGGTGAGGTCGTCAGGACCATGCCCACCTCGATGGGCAAGGTCGGCCACGAGACTCCGAACGGCACCTACATCGTCGGCGAGCGATTCCGCGACATGTACATGGACTCGTCCACCTACGGCGTCCCGGTGGACTCCGAGGAGGGCTACCGCACGTACGTCGAGTACGCCACGCGCATCTCCTACAGCGGCATCTTCGTGCACGCGGCCCCGTGGTCGGAGTCGCAGCAGGGCTACTCCAACTCCTCGCACGGCTGCCTCAACGTCAGCACCGAAGACGGCAAGTGGTTCTTCGAGAACGCCCAGAAGGGCGACCCCGTCATCGTCGTCAACACCGACGGCGGCACCCTGAGCGGATCCGACGGACTCGGAGACTGGAACCGCTAG
- a CDS encoding glycosyltransferase, translated as MVVEVSSHIPSRTPVGHIVVVVPAHNEQDLLDACLAALSRAERRVVEVAPVTVSTIVVLDACTDDSASIAARHPSVSTVAVAHRNVGAARAAGFSNYTAELADTTWFATTDADTRVGEDWLLGHLRHATDGARAVAGTVSVQFEGRVEEDVRLRSTYDAHYRHELGHPHVHGANLGIRATDYLSVGGFAPLATGEDHDLVRRLELGGIACRRVCDISVTTSGRLRGRAPDGMAEFLRSLEPSA; from the coding sequence GTGGTCGTCGAAGTTTCTTCCCATATCCCCAGCCGTACCCCCGTCGGTCACATCGTCGTCGTCGTCCCGGCGCACAACGAACAGGATCTGCTCGACGCCTGCCTGGCGGCACTGTCACGGGCAGAGCGTCGCGTCGTCGAGGTGGCCCCGGTGACCGTCTCGACGATCGTCGTGCTCGATGCGTGCACCGACGACTCCGCCTCGATCGCCGCTCGTCACCCGTCGGTGTCGACCGTGGCAGTCGCGCACCGCAACGTCGGAGCGGCCCGGGCAGCCGGATTCTCGAACTACACCGCGGAACTCGCAGACACCACCTGGTTCGCCACCACCGACGCCGACACCCGGGTGGGCGAGGACTGGCTGCTCGGCCATCTCCGGCACGCCACCGACGGCGCTCGGGCGGTAGCGGGAACGGTGTCCGTCCAGTTCGAGGGCCGCGTCGAAGAAGACGTACGGCTGCGATCGACGTACGACGCGCATTACCGACACGAACTCGGCCATCCACACGTACACGGCGCCAATCTCGGCATCCGAGCGACGGATTACCTCTCCGTCGGCGGATTCGCGCCACTGGCCACCGGCGAGGATCACGACCTGGTCCGACGCCTCGAACTCGGCGGCATCGCGTGCCGTCGGGTGTGCGATATCTCGGTCACCACATCGGGTCGCCTGCGAGGCAGAGCGCCCGACGGTATGGCCGAATTCCTACGTTCTCTGGAGCCTTCCGCATGA
- a CDS encoding acyl-CoA dehydrogenase family protein, which translates to MIDTEFRESLDPPKQNTGLRAAFLSFEADGRLDLALPGSGYTDLRWQSLAALSRHNTVLGRWSEAHTDAIAILHELDGPKPERGQIWGVWAAEPPAPILEAVQQDSGWVLTGTKPWCSGASLCTHALVTARVDGSPRLFAVDLTHEGVAPVPNTWHAVGMSESDSGSVAFDAVPAVTVGGPTDYLTRPGFWHGAIGVSAAWFGSACAVADTLHAAVRERPDPHRAAHLGAIAAALGAASSALTTAAAEVDADPFDRSGRARTRARIVRAVVEDAATQCVDRVGRALGAGPLCGDAEHAGRVADLTVYLRQSHAERDLEALGRDIAEEDNPW; encoded by the coding sequence ATGATCGACACCGAATTCCGCGAGTCGCTCGACCCTCCGAAACAGAACACGGGGCTGCGCGCCGCGTTCCTGTCTTTCGAGGCCGACGGACGTCTCGACCTGGCCCTGCCCGGGTCGGGCTACACAGACCTGCGCTGGCAGTCGCTCGCCGCCCTCAGTCGGCACAACACCGTTCTCGGCAGATGGTCCGAGGCGCACACCGATGCGATCGCGATCCTGCACGAACTCGACGGCCCGAAGCCTGAGCGTGGGCAGATCTGGGGAGTGTGGGCAGCGGAACCGCCGGCGCCGATTCTCGAAGCGGTACAGCAGGATTCGGGCTGGGTTCTCACCGGTACCAAGCCGTGGTGCTCCGGCGCATCGCTGTGCACGCATGCTCTGGTGACCGCCCGCGTGGACGGAAGTCCCCGGCTGTTCGCCGTCGATCTGACACATGAGGGCGTCGCTCCGGTACCGAACACATGGCATGCCGTGGGCATGAGCGAGAGCGACTCGGGTTCGGTTGCTTTCGATGCCGTCCCCGCCGTCACCGTCGGAGGTCCGACCGACTACCTGACTCGACCGGGGTTCTGGCACGGGGCGATCGGAGTTTCAGCGGCCTGGTTCGGCAGCGCGTGCGCTGTCGCGGACACCCTGCACGCTGCAGTGCGGGAACGCCCGGACCCACATCGCGCGGCCCATCTCGGTGCCATCGCAGCGGCACTCGGCGCAGCATCGAGCGCGCTGACCACCGCGGCGGCCGAGGTGGACGCAGATCCGTTCGACCGCTCCGGTCGCGCTCGAACGCGGGCCCGGATCGTGCGCGCTGTCGTCGAGGATGCAGCCACCCAGTGCGTCGACCGCGTCGGTCGCGCTCTCGGTGCCGGCCCCCTGTGCGGTGATGCAGAGCATGCAGGACGCGTCGCCGATCTCACCGTCTACCTGCGGCAGAGCCACGCCGAGCGCGACCTCGAAGCCCTCGGCCGCGACATCGCCGAGGAAGACAACCCATGGTAG
- a CDS encoding PIG-L deacetylase family protein produces MVENAFDAEVDLGTAESDWMTADWSVPGLEWNDVVTMVVVAPHPDDEVLGVGGLLSLAAAAGVDVRVVAVTDGDGSHPGSPTVTAEDLRVRRPVESERALAELGIDHSPTRLQIADGAVEQHEGAVADALMPLLDATPGTWCLTPWRGDGHPDHEATARACLTAANAVGIPVVEYPIWMWHWATPNHPAVPWARCRRVDLPAHVVEAKRTSIEQFDSQIRPLSDHPADRAVLPPHILARYRRPFEVVFA; encoded by the coding sequence ATGGTAGAGAACGCCTTCGACGCCGAAGTCGATCTCGGCACCGCAGAATCGGACTGGATGACGGCCGATTGGTCGGTCCCCGGCCTCGAGTGGAACGACGTCGTCACCATGGTCGTCGTCGCCCCCCACCCGGACGACGAAGTTCTCGGCGTCGGTGGATTGCTGTCGTTGGCGGCCGCGGCAGGCGTCGACGTGCGGGTGGTCGCGGTGACCGACGGCGACGGCTCACATCCCGGTTCCCCGACGGTGACGGCCGAGGACCTGCGTGTGCGACGGCCCGTCGAGTCCGAACGTGCGTTGGCAGAGTTGGGAATCGACCACTCTCCGACGCGTCTGCAGATCGCCGACGGTGCCGTCGAGCAGCACGAGGGTGCGGTGGCCGACGCATTGATGCCACTGCTCGACGCCACCCCGGGCACCTGGTGCCTGACGCCGTGGCGCGGGGACGGCCATCCCGATCACGAAGCCACCGCGAGAGCGTGTCTCACTGCGGCGAACGCGGTGGGGATACCGGTGGTGGAGTACCCGATCTGGATGTGGCACTGGGCAACTCCGAATCACCCTGCTGTGCCGTGGGCACGGTGCCGCCGTGTCGATCTCCCGGCGCACGTCGTCGAAGCCAAACGAACATCCATCGAGCAGTTCGACTCTCAGATCCGGCCCCTGTCGGATCACCCCGCGGATCGAGCCGTGTTGCCGCCGCACATCCTGGCTCGATACCGGCGACCGTTCGAGGTGGTGTTCGCATGA
- a CDS encoding SAM-dependent methyltransferase → MSQDSRTSPNPPTSPNSPTSLSAQYFREVYAAADDPFMLDSKWYERRKYALTMASLPKPQYRRALEPGCSIGVLTEQLATRCEHVVSTDVVQSALDSARARVQDSAAVEFALWSLTDDWSALPDAKVPFDLIVVSEVGYYLDAADLASAMNRVVDHLEIGGTLVAAHWRHDVDDYPISGDRVHEIIAATPGLALLSRYLDEDVRIEVFVASDDPAVSVASTDGLDVR, encoded by the coding sequence ATGAGCCAGGATTCTCGAACGAGCCCCAATCCTCCAACGAGCCCCAATTCTCCAACGAGCCTGAGCGCCCAGTACTTTCGTGAAGTCTATGCGGCTGCGGACGATCCGTTCATGCTCGACAGCAAGTGGTACGAGCGCCGCAAGTACGCGCTGACCATGGCGTCGCTGCCCAAGCCGCAGTACCGGCGGGCATTGGAGCCCGGTTGCTCGATCGGCGTACTCACCGAGCAGTTGGCCACCCGGTGCGAGCACGTGGTGTCGACCGACGTGGTGCAGAGTGCCCTCGACTCTGCTCGGGCTCGCGTACAGGACTCTGCTGCAGTGGAATTCGCGCTGTGGTCTCTGACGGACGACTGGTCGGCCCTGCCCGACGCGAAGGTCCCCTTCGATCTGATCGTCGTCAGCGAGGTGGGGTACTACCTCGATGCCGCCGATCTGGCGTCGGCCATGAATCGCGTCGTCGATCATCTGGAGATCGGCGGGACGCTCGTGGCGGCGCACTGGCGTCACGACGTGGACGACTACCCGATCTCGGGCGATCGAGTACACGAGATCATCGCCGCAACACCAGGATTGGCATTGCTCAGCCGCTACCTGGACGAGGATGTCCGCATCGAGGTCTTTGTCGCCTCGGACGATCCCGCAGTTTCGGTCGCGAGTACGGACGGCCTCGACGTGCGCTAG
- a CDS encoding GAF and ANTAR domain-containing protein yields MTTISEQTLNASGAIPRVTDFQLSRRLAEVAEKLRRQHSDPDRVLAVITESAVANVPSAEFASITTVLQGKFVHSAALSGEPAGHCDKIQEQLGEGPCLESAIEQKTIRIDDMDSDTRWPLFADAASALGVKSMICFQLYVEGINFGALNLHSTRKNAFSDEAESIGSLFAAHAAIAFSTAREEQQIRAALTSRDMIGQAKGMLMERYNLNSQAAFALLAKLSQDTNVKLADLAEQLVIDAAKSTD; encoded by the coding sequence GTGACCACCATCAGCGAGCAGACACTGAACGCGTCGGGCGCAATCCCGCGGGTTACCGACTTCCAGCTGAGTCGACGGCTGGCCGAGGTGGCCGAGAAGCTCCGGCGTCAACATTCGGATCCAGATCGGGTGCTGGCCGTCATCACCGAGTCTGCGGTGGCCAATGTCCCCTCTGCGGAGTTCGCGTCCATCACCACCGTGCTGCAGGGCAAGTTCGTGCACAGTGCTGCGCTGTCGGGTGAGCCTGCCGGCCACTGCGACAAGATTCAGGAGCAACTGGGCGAGGGCCCGTGCCTCGAATCGGCCATCGAACAGAAGACCATCAGAATCGACGACATGGACAGCGACACCCGCTGGCCACTGTTCGCAGACGCCGCGTCGGCGCTCGGGGTCAAGAGCATGATCTGCTTCCAGCTCTACGTCGAGGGAATCAACTTCGGCGCTCTGAACCTGCATTCCACCCGAAAGAACGCGTTCTCGGACGAGGCCGAATCCATCGGTTCACTGTTCGCTGCTCATGCCGCCATCGCGTTCTCCACTGCACGCGAGGAGCAGCAGATTCGGGCCGCGTTGACGAGCCGGGACATGATCGGTCAGGCCAAGGGCATGTTGATGGAGCGGTACAACTTGAACTCGCAGGCAGCGTTCGCGTTGTTGGCCAAGCTTTCTCAGGACACCAACGTCAAACTCGCCGACCTCGCCGAACAGCTTGTGATCGACGCCGCGAAGTCCACCGACTGA